One window of Abyssibacter profundi genomic DNA carries:
- a CDS encoding mechanosensitive ion channel family protein, whose protein sequence is MNQLTAALADWVPALIVLTGVIVTLTGLHWWLLARRGELGNEARLPRQLLLAGMTLVGALFIVLALPISDTLRGQVLSLLGVVLTAVIGLSSTTFVANAMAGVMLRVVGQFRPGDFIRLNEQFGRVTERGLFHVEIQTEDRDLTTFPNLLLITHPLTVVHHSGTIVSAQVSLGYDIPRGTVESALCAAAEQAGLTDPFVQVVALQDFSVLYRIAGSLAEVKHLLTVRSNLRKAVMDVLHGQGLEIASPTLMNQRKLADDQRIAPPVAPAPRTETPTVNPDTPEARVFDKAELAEAIAQTRQQIEQQLADGDDDHQLESTRAQLAELEAQLDASKNGQLRS, encoded by the coding sequence ATGAACCAACTGACCGCTGCCTTGGCCGACTGGGTGCCGGCTCTGATCGTACTGACTGGCGTCATCGTCACGCTCACAGGGCTGCACTGGTGGCTACTCGCGCGCCGGGGTGAGCTGGGCAATGAGGCGCGATTGCCGCGCCAGCTGCTGTTGGCCGGCATGACGCTGGTCGGCGCCTTGTTCATCGTGCTGGCGCTGCCGATCTCCGACACCCTGCGGGGTCAGGTGCTAAGCCTGCTGGGTGTTGTCCTCACGGCCGTCATTGGCCTGTCGTCCACGACCTTCGTCGCCAACGCCATGGCGGGCGTCATGCTGCGCGTCGTGGGGCAGTTCCGACCCGGCGATTTCATCCGGCTCAACGAACAGTTCGGCCGCGTCACCGAGCGCGGGCTGTTTCACGTCGAGATCCAAACCGAGGATCGCGACCTGACGACCTTCCCCAACCTGCTGCTGATCACCCACCCGCTGACGGTCGTCCACCACAGCGGCACCATCGTCTCGGCGCAGGTTTCGCTGGGTTATGACATTCCCCGCGGGACCGTGGAATCGGCACTGTGCGCCGCAGCAGAGCAGGCCGGGCTCACCGATCCCTTTGTTCAGGTCGTCGCCTTGCAGGACTTCTCCGTGCTGTACCGAATTGCGGGGTCGCTGGCGGAGGTCAAGCACTTGCTCACGGTGCGCTCCAACCTGCGCAAGGCCGTGATGGACGTGTTGCATGGCCAGGGGCTGGAGATCGCATCCCCAACGCTTATGAATCAGCGCAAGCTGGCCGACGATCAGCGCATCGCGCCGCCGGTAGCCCCGGCGCCGAGGACAGAGACGCCAACGGTGAACCCCGATACGCCGGAAGCACGGGTGTTCGATAAGGCAGAGCTGGCCGAGGCCATCGCCCAGACCCGCCAACAGATCGAACAACAGCTGGCCGACGGCGACGACGATCACCAGCTGGAGTCCACTCGCGCCCAGCTCGCCGAGCTGGAAGCGCAGCTGGACGCATCCAAGAACGGCCAACTGCGCAGCTGA
- a CDS encoding efflux RND transporter periplasmic adaptor subunit has translation MKPWTKVLLFVGIVGLGIVIMMGLVKTRPQPGKTDTGPAAPLVETVTLDAATHRIEVDATGSVQAARDVLITAEVGGRVAAVGSNFVPGGRVAAGEVLVQLEPERLELAVARAKAELARARSELALEQGRVEVAEREWTLFDDSNRNGALARREPQLAAAQANVQAAEAQLREARLNLERSGVVAPFDGVIQSEAVEAGQVINAGQQLGRLLGSERFRVQVSIPVDRLQWIDLPDAAGQGGAKAQIRQPNTRSQRQGRVVRVLGDLDPEGRMARVLVEVPDPLEGPTPLLVGAFVDVHLLGRQLDNTLAVPRAALVGQDSVWRLTEDLTLERRQLKIVWRGRDTVFVPAGDGLDAGDRIVLTRLPLAVDGMGVRLAESGTDGDA, from the coding sequence ATGAAACCTTGGACCAAAGTACTGCTGTTCGTCGGCATCGTCGGACTGGGCATTGTCATCATGATGGGGCTGGTCAAAACCCGGCCCCAACCCGGCAAGACGGACACCGGCCCCGCCGCACCGTTGGTGGAAACCGTGACCCTGGATGCAGCAACACACCGCATCGAAGTCGACGCCACCGGCAGCGTGCAGGCCGCCCGTGACGTGCTCATCACCGCTGAAGTCGGCGGGCGCGTCGCCGCGGTTGGGAGCAACTTTGTTCCCGGGGGGCGCGTGGCGGCGGGTGAAGTCCTGGTCCAGCTGGAACCGGAACGACTGGAGCTGGCGGTAGCCCGCGCGAAGGCCGAGCTGGCGCGTGCCCGCAGCGAGCTTGCGCTGGAGCAGGGCCGCGTTGAAGTCGCCGAACGGGAGTGGACGCTATTTGACGACAGCAACCGCAACGGCGCGCTGGCCCGCCGCGAACCCCAGCTGGCTGCCGCCCAAGCCAATGTCCAGGCCGCCGAGGCGCAGCTTCGGGAGGCTCGGCTCAACCTCGAGCGCAGCGGGGTCGTGGCCCCGTTTGATGGGGTGATTCAAAGCGAAGCCGTCGAGGCCGGTCAGGTGATTAATGCCGGCCAGCAGCTGGGGCGCTTGCTGGGATCGGAGCGGTTCCGGGTTCAGGTCAGCATTCCGGTAGATCGGCTGCAATGGATCGATCTGCCCGATGCGGCCGGCCAGGGGGGCGCCAAGGCGCAGATTCGTCAACCGAACACCCGCAGCCAACGCCAGGGCCGGGTTGTTCGAGTGCTGGGCGACCTGGATCCCGAGGGTCGCATGGCGCGCGTGCTGGTCGAGGTGCCCGACCCGCTGGAGGGCCCGACCCCGCTGCTGGTCGGCGCCTTTGTTGATGTGCATTTGCTGGGTCGACAGCTCGACAACACACTGGCTGTCCCGCGGGCCGCACTGGTCGGACAGGATTCGGTTTGGCGTCTGACCGAGGATCTGACGCTGGAGCGCCGCCAGCTGAAGATCGTCTGGCGTGGACGCGACACCGTGTTCGTGCCCGCCGGCGACGGACTGGATGCCGGTGACCGCATCGTCCTGACGCGGCTGCCCCTGGCCGTGGATGGCATGGGCGTGCGACTGGCAGAGTCCGGCACGGATGGCGACGCATGA
- a CDS encoding efflux transporter outer membrane subunit → MPVLTFSSPSLRRAGALLLSATLLSACVHSVDRAPDDGLTLPAAWNTRAPDAITPSGDPRWWTRFQQPGLNALVTDALTQNRQLRAALARIEQTEAVLRQQTALFYPTLELSGGASRGNNVVFIGDQRIQTINNQYSLSASAAYELDLWGRVRHGRQAARLDAEAAALDATAAAHSIAAQVTEAWLSLIETEARLRLTRSQADLNARFLELTRLRFEYGAGSIVGIRQQEQQVAGVRSQAPLLKAQAGVLRNQLAALAGQPPGLLRIQTPSSLPQLPPVPAAGLPADLLLHRPDVMAAWRRVLAADHRVGVAVADRLPSLRLTADAGYQSQSSDRVFDDLIWSVAAGLVGPVFDAGRRAAAVRRADAVLREALAQFEQSLLDAMVEVENALLQEQEQRRHVDALSQRLVASQSLLDATRERYANGLSDYLPVLTALTTLQADEQSFLTAKRQLLSFRVQLHRALGGDWSIVATTPTGEPE, encoded by the coding sequence ATGCCAGTTCTGACTTTTTCCAGCCCGTCGCTGCGGCGAGCCGGCGCGCTCCTGTTGTCTGCCACCCTGTTGTCGGCCTGCGTTCATTCCGTGGACCGTGCACCGGATGATGGACTCACGCTGCCGGCGGCGTGGAACACCCGGGCGCCGGACGCGATCACGCCGTCTGGCGACCCCCGCTGGTGGACTCGATTCCAGCAACCCGGTCTGAATGCGCTGGTGACCGATGCACTGACGCAGAACCGGCAGTTGCGCGCGGCCCTTGCCCGCATTGAGCAAACCGAAGCCGTGCTTCGCCAGCAAACCGCATTGTTCTATCCCACGCTGGAGCTGTCCGGTGGCGCCAGCCGCGGCAACAATGTCGTCTTCATCGGCGACCAACGAATCCAGACCATCAACAACCAATACAGCCTGTCGGCCAGCGCGGCCTACGAGCTGGACCTTTGGGGGCGGGTCCGTCATGGTCGCCAGGCCGCCCGCCTGGATGCGGAGGCGGCTGCACTCGACGCCACCGCCGCTGCCCATAGCATTGCGGCGCAGGTCACCGAAGCCTGGCTCAGCCTGATTGAAACCGAGGCACGGCTGCGACTCACCCGGTCCCAGGCCGATCTGAATGCGCGCTTTCTTGAACTGACCCGGCTGCGCTTCGAATATGGCGCGGGCTCTATCGTCGGCATCCGCCAGCAGGAACAACAGGTCGCCGGCGTGCGCAGCCAGGCACCTCTGCTCAAGGCGCAGGCCGGTGTCCTACGCAACCAGCTCGCGGCGCTAGCGGGCCAGCCACCCGGCCTGCTGCGCATTCAGACGCCGTCCAGCCTGCCGCAGTTGCCACCCGTACCGGCCGCGGGCTTGCCGGCCGACCTGCTCCTGCATCGACCTGATGTCATGGCCGCCTGGCGTCGTGTACTGGCGGCTGACCACCGGGTCGGCGTGGCCGTGGCGGATCGACTGCCCAGCCTGCGACTAACCGCCGATGCGGGCTACCAGAGCCAGTCCTCAGACCGTGTATTCGACGACCTCATCTGGAGCGTGGCCGCCGGCCTCGTGGGGCCGGTGTTCGACGCCGGGCGGCGCGCAGCCGCCGTGCGGCGTGCCGACGCCGTGCTCCGTGAGGCACTGGCGCAGTTCGAGCAGTCGTTGTTGGACGCCATGGTCGAGGTCGAGAACGCGCTGCTGCAGGAACAGGAGCAACGCCGCCACGTTGACGCCCTGTCGCAGCGCCTGGTGGCCAGCCAATCCTTGCTCGACGCCACGCGCGAGCGCTACGCCAATGGACTGTCCGACTACCTGCCCGTGCTCACGGCCCTGACGACACTCCAGGCCGATGAACAATCTTTCTTGACCGCCAAGCGCCAGCTGTTGTCGTTCCGTGTGCAGCTGCACCGCGCGCTGGGAGGCGACTGGTCCATCGTGGCCACGACGCCCACTGGGGAACCCGAATGA
- a CDS encoding alkaline phosphatase D family protein, producing the protein MAPPNRRDVLRAGSALATLSLVPACGTSEPGGNRRPSAPDGGEPGFQHGVASGDPLADRVMLWTRWTPIAGSGAQTVSWQLYQDADLTEAVTGGDVVTDAHRDFTVKVDADGLQPGRHYWYCFQAGGQTSSVGRTKTLPVGRPERVRLGVATCGDYSRGLWNAYARLAERDELDAFLHLGDYIYETDRNRVRAHEPPIDVVALDEYRARYASYRRESDLQALHAAHPMIWVWDDHETVDGTWREGADPNDHDPAIHGPIEQRQANALQAALEWLPIRSPDPSNPERIYRDFAFGDLLDLYMLDTRRIGRDAVLSGNLGLGDFFTQTGEFANLERQMLGPAQERWLIEGLQQSTAQWRLLGNQVVMSPLKLVGAPDATGASVYANPDQWDGYAPARDRVLDAIEAGGVDNLIVLTGDVHASIVFELARDVNNPAVYDPLTGRGVLGAEFVAPSISSAGDPQNLGPDTSSGDLQDILLTRGGGALLAVNVHGKYFEGTRNGYLVVDVDRQRTRVEYWTVPTVTQTTDEQAMDAVFEVASGDPRVQQV; encoded by the coding sequence ATGGCACCACCGAATCGAAGAGACGTTCTCCGGGCAGGGTCTGCGCTCGCCACGCTCAGCCTGGTCCCGGCCTGCGGTACCTCGGAACCTGGTGGAAACCGACGGCCTTCGGCGCCGGATGGTGGCGAGCCCGGCTTCCAACATGGCGTGGCCTCTGGTGACCCGCTGGCGGATCGGGTGATGTTGTGGACCCGTTGGACGCCCATCGCCGGGTCCGGCGCCCAGACCGTGAGTTGGCAGCTGTATCAAGACGCCGACCTCACCGAGGCGGTCACCGGCGGTGATGTGGTGACCGATGCTCATCGCGACTTCACGGTCAAGGTCGATGCGGACGGCCTGCAGCCGGGCCGACATTATTGGTATTGCTTCCAGGCCGGTGGCCAAACGTCATCGGTAGGGCGCACCAAAACACTGCCCGTTGGTCGTCCGGAGCGTGTGCGACTGGGGGTGGCGACCTGCGGTGATTATTCCCGGGGTCTGTGGAACGCCTATGCCCGGCTGGCGGAGCGCGACGAGTTGGATGCGTTTCTCCACTTGGGTGATTACATCTACGAGACCGACCGGAATCGCGTGAGGGCCCACGAGCCGCCCATCGACGTGGTGGCGCTGGATGAATACCGCGCGCGCTATGCGAGTTATCGGCGGGAGTCGGACCTGCAGGCACTCCATGCTGCGCATCCGATGATCTGGGTGTGGGATGACCACGAAACCGTGGATGGGACCTGGCGTGAGGGTGCCGACCCCAATGATCACGATCCAGCCATTCATGGGCCTATCGAGCAGCGCCAGGCCAATGCGCTTCAGGCAGCGTTGGAATGGCTGCCGATCCGCTCACCTGACCCGTCGAACCCCGAGCGGATTTACCGCGATTTTGCATTTGGTGACCTTCTCGATCTCTACATGCTGGACACGCGTCGCATCGGCCGCGATGCCGTGCTGTCGGGAAATCTTGGCTTGGGTGATTTCTTCACCCAGACCGGCGAATTCGCGAATCTGGAACGCCAGATGCTTGGCCCGGCGCAGGAGCGGTGGCTCATCGAGGGCCTCCAGCAATCAACCGCGCAGTGGCGGCTGCTGGGCAACCAGGTGGTCATGTCCCCCCTCAAGCTAGTCGGCGCGCCAGATGCAACGGGGGCGAGCGTTTACGCTAACCCGGACCAGTGGGATGGCTACGCGCCTGCCCGGGATCGCGTGCTGGACGCCATCGAGGCGGGTGGCGTGGACAATCTGATCGTTCTGACCGGGGACGTGCACGCGTCCATCGTTTTCGAGTTGGCGCGCGATGTGAACAACCCCGCGGTTTACGACCCGCTCACCGGCCGCGGCGTGTTGGGCGCCGAGTTCGTCGCACCGTCGATCAGTTCAGCCGGTGACCCCCAGAACCTCGGGCCTGACACCAGCAGCGGGGACCTGCAGGACATTCTGCTCACCCGCGGTGGAGGTGCACTGCTGGCAGTGAACGTTCACGGCAAGTATTTCGAAGGCACTCGCAACGGCTATCTGGTGGTTGATGTGGACCGCCAGCGCACTCGGGTCGAATACTGGACCGTGCCCACGGTCACCCAGACCACCGACGAACAGGCCATGGATGCCGTGTTCGAAGTGGCCTCGGGTGATCCGCGGGTGCAGCAGGTTTGA
- a CDS encoding efflux RND transporter permease subunit, which translates to MSATGPASSRPAWLTGPLAWMAANPVAANLLMLVLLIGGWIIGSGVKQEVFPEFDADIVTIDIAYPGASPEEVEQGVILAVEDAVRSIDGVKTVESSSYEGAGVVIAEIVTGSNANKITSDIKNAVDRITSFPEDAERPITSLIAIKAKVISLILHGETDLATLRELAERARTDLLNRNDITEVVLTNAPPREISIEVPSSALHAYGLSLPEIADRIQAYAVELPGGAIRTEGGEVLVRLDERRKFADEFLDIPLRTSRDGSVLTLGDIAELRDGFSDNSYLKTTFNGRPAVTLEVFRVGEQTPISVSAAVREYADTLNQRLPEGLAADTVYDDSEFYEDRINLLLRNGFLGFVLVIVLLTLFLEPRLAFWVTLGIPISFLGAMLLMPAMDVSFNMISLFGFIVTLGIVVDDAIIVGENIYHQRELGHGRLKAAVLGARSVATPVTFAILTTIVAFSPLLFVPGPAGNFFRVLPAIVICVLLMSLVESLLILPSHLAHSRHPKNTGVEGYLVRIQHRVAAWMERVIEQRYTPVVRWATSHRTIVIALGIAVFVSSIGLVAGGRVKAEFFPNIEADFIFANIQVPYGSNIDRTREVLDEAVSALYATLDEYPDDADIIESVITELGSQPSLSPAYRESNGLGSSHLMSVQVSLSPWETRTVTAQAFSDRWREKVQQIPGVERTNFIYTTGPGAGSDLTIQLKHHDVATLEQAADALVERLQRFSGLSDIDNGYSGGKEQLDITLTPAGKTLGLTAAEVGRQVRGAFFGAEALRQQRGRDEVRVMVRLPEAERAEEATLEELLIRTPAGGLAPLREIAQIERGQAYTTIRRDQGRRVLNVTADVDTNTTQTNDVIAELERDSLPALMDRYIGLEYSFEGANRDEAESSSAIGRGFVLALIGIFVLLAMAFRSYLQPVIVMSAIPFGMVGAIVGHLLLGYKMSFVSLFGIVALSGVVVNDSLVLIDAANRYHREGMSKRDAIIRAGQRRFRPIVLTSLTTFLGLAPMILETSLQARFIIPMAISLGFGILFATVIILLLVPAVFLVIEDLRDWLADRFGGAEHPEQEDELA; encoded by the coding sequence ATGAGCGCAACCGGTCCAGCGAGTTCCCGACCCGCCTGGCTGACCGGTCCTCTGGCATGGATGGCCGCCAATCCGGTTGCGGCCAACCTGCTGATGCTGGTGCTGCTCATCGGTGGTTGGATTATCGGCAGTGGCGTCAAGCAGGAGGTCTTCCCCGAGTTCGATGCCGACATCGTCACCATTGACATCGCCTACCCCGGTGCAAGCCCGGAGGAGGTCGAGCAGGGCGTGATTCTCGCCGTCGAGGATGCCGTGCGCAGCATCGACGGGGTCAAGACGGTGGAATCCAGCAGCTACGAAGGCGCTGGCGTGGTTATCGCCGAGATCGTCACGGGCAGCAATGCCAACAAGATCACCTCCGATATCAAGAACGCGGTTGATCGGATCACCAGCTTTCCCGAGGACGCCGAACGGCCCATCACCAGTCTGATTGCTATCAAGGCCAAGGTCATCTCCCTGATCCTCCATGGTGAGACGGACCTGGCCACGCTGCGTGAGCTGGCCGAGCGCGCCCGGACGGATCTGCTCAATCGCAATGACATCACCGAAGTGGTGCTCACCAATGCACCGCCAAGGGAAATCTCCATCGAGGTCCCGTCCAGCGCCCTGCATGCCTACGGCCTGTCGCTGCCGGAGATCGCCGACCGCATTCAGGCCTACGCCGTGGAACTGCCCGGCGGGGCCATCCGCACGGAAGGTGGCGAGGTACTGGTGCGACTAGACGAGCGCCGCAAATTTGCCGACGAGTTCCTGGATATTCCGCTGCGCACCAGTCGCGACGGGAGTGTGCTGACGCTGGGCGACATTGCCGAACTGCGCGATGGGTTCTCCGACAATTCCTATCTCAAGACCACCTTCAATGGCCGGCCTGCGGTCACGCTGGAAGTGTTTCGCGTCGGCGAGCAGACACCGATCAGCGTCTCGGCAGCGGTCAGGGAATATGCGGATACGCTGAATCAGCGCCTGCCGGAGGGGCTGGCGGCCGACACGGTTTACGACGACTCGGAGTTCTACGAAGACCGGATCAACCTGCTGCTGCGCAATGGTTTTCTCGGCTTTGTCCTGGTCATCGTGCTGCTGACGCTGTTTCTCGAGCCGCGGCTGGCGTTCTGGGTGACGCTGGGCATCCCCATCTCCTTCCTCGGCGCCATGCTGCTCATGCCGGCCATGGACGTCAGCTTCAACATGATCTCGCTGTTCGGTTTCATCGTGACGCTGGGCATCGTGGTCGACGATGCCATCATCGTCGGCGAAAACATCTATCACCAACGCGAGCTCGGCCATGGGCGCCTAAAGGCGGCGGTGCTCGGCGCACGCAGCGTCGCCACCCCGGTCACCTTCGCGATTCTGACGACCATCGTTGCCTTCTCGCCGCTGTTGTTCGTACCGGGGCCGGCCGGCAATTTCTTCCGTGTGCTACCTGCCATCGTCATCTGCGTCCTGCTGATGTCGCTGGTTGAATCGCTGCTCATCCTGCCCAGCCACCTCGCGCATTCCCGACACCCCAAGAACACCGGGGTCGAAGGGTATCTGGTTCGAATCCAGCACCGCGTGGCAGCCTGGATGGAGCGTGTCATCGAACAACGCTACACCCCGGTCGTACGCTGGGCGACGTCACACCGCACTATTGTCATTGCCCTGGGCATCGCCGTGTTTGTCTCCTCCATCGGGCTGGTGGCGGGTGGTCGCGTCAAGGCCGAGTTCTTCCCGAACATCGAGGCCGACTTCATCTTTGCCAACATCCAGGTGCCCTACGGCTCCAACATCGACCGCACCCGCGAGGTGCTCGACGAGGCCGTCTCGGCGCTATACGCCACACTGGACGAGTACCCCGACGACGCCGACATCATCGAATCGGTGATCACCGAGCTGGGCTCGCAACCGAGCCTGTCCCCTGCCTACCGCGAGAGTAATGGCCTGGGCTCCAGCCATCTGATGAGCGTGCAGGTCTCGCTGTCACCCTGGGAGACGCGAACCGTCACGGCGCAGGCGTTTTCCGACCGCTGGCGCGAAAAAGTCCAGCAGATTCCTGGCGTCGAACGGACCAATTTCATTTACACCACCGGTCCGGGCGCGGGTTCGGATCTGACCATCCAGCTCAAGCATCACGATGTCGCCACGCTCGAGCAGGCAGCTGATGCGTTGGTCGAGCGCTTGCAGCGCTTCTCCGGCCTGTCGGACATCGACAACGGCTACTCCGGGGGCAAGGAGCAGCTGGACATCACCCTCACACCGGCCGGCAAGACGCTGGGGCTGACCGCAGCCGAAGTGGGTCGCCAGGTCCGAGGCGCCTTCTTCGGAGCCGAGGCGCTGCGCCAGCAACGCGGCCGCGACGAAGTCCGGGTCATGGTGCGCCTACCCGAGGCCGAGCGGGCCGAAGAAGCCACGCTGGAGGAGTTGCTGATCCGGACGCCCGCCGGGGGGCTGGCCCCGCTACGTGAGATCGCCCAGATCGAACGCGGCCAGGCCTACACCACGATTCGCCGTGATCAGGGGCGACGCGTGCTCAATGTCACGGCCGACGTCGATACCAACACCACCCAGACCAACGATGTCATCGCCGAGTTGGAGCGGGACTCCCTGCCTGCGCTCATGGATCGCTACATCGGGCTGGAATACAGCTTCGAAGGCGCCAACCGTGACGAGGCCGAGTCATCCTCGGCCATCGGCCGGGGTTTCGTGCTGGCGTTGATCGGCATCTTTGTGTTGCTGGCCATGGCGTTTCGCAGCTATCTGCAGCCGGTGATCGTGATGTCGGCCATCCCCTTCGGCATGGTTGGCGCCATCGTCGGCCACCTGCTGCTCGGCTACAAGATGAGCTTTGTCTCGCTATTCGGGATCGTGGCCTTGTCGGGCGTTGTGGTGAATGACTCGCTGGTGCTCATCGACGCAGCCAATCGCTATCACCGCGAGGGCATGAGCAAACGCGACGCCATCATCCGCGCTGGCCAGCGGCGGTTCCGCCCCATCGTGCTGACCTCGCTAACCACCTTCCTGGGACTGGCGCCGATGATTCTGGAGACCTCGCTGCAGGCCCGCTTCATCATCCCCATGGCCATTAGCCTGGGCTTCGGCATCTTGTTTGCCACCGTCATCATCCTGCTGCTGGTACCGGCGGTATTCCTGGTCATCGAGGATTTGCGTGACTGGCTGGCCGACCGCTTTGGGGGCGCCGAGCACCCCGAACAGGAAGACGAGCTGGCCTAA
- a CDS encoding acyl-CoA dehydrogenase family protein, translating into MSFADESMARGLRVLNRLAGGSLLDRLGIRRQSERAIYHASRTGFGVAAAAARSFKRSGQPGQAQRLPKAGDPGLFDLTPSEDQAMLQDAAQRFATEALRPAAEEANEACAASGELLEMANELGIAILGIPEELGGAGTERNTVTNVLVAEALAHGDMGLAWACLAPSAVSQALVQWGNAEQQARYLPAFTEESSPVAALTLTEPTPLFDPMTPTTTARRVEGGWSISGIKSLVPNAKQCELFVVGAQVEGEGPALFVVESSPEHIQIADDPAMGLRAAATGRVQFNELVVPEDARLGASAEQAQANYRECVRLSRLAWCAMAIGAGKAVQDYVIPYVNERQAFGEPISHRQSVAFMVANIAIELEGMRLTTLRAASLAEQGKDYAREAAVARRLCVEKGMQIGSDGVQLLGGHGFTKEYPVERWYRDLRAIGVMEGGLLV; encoded by the coding sequence ATGAGCTTTGCAGATGAGAGCATGGCCCGCGGCCTGCGCGTGCTGAACCGCCTGGCTGGCGGCAGCCTGCTGGACCGACTAGGGATTCGCCGCCAAAGTGAGCGGGCGATCTACCACGCCTCCCGCACAGGATTCGGCGTGGCCGCAGCGGCGGCACGCAGCTTCAAACGCAGCGGCCAGCCCGGCCAGGCACAACGCCTACCCAAGGCCGGCGACCCCGGCCTGTTCGATCTGACGCCCAGCGAAGACCAGGCGATGCTACAGGACGCCGCCCAGCGCTTTGCGACCGAGGCGCTGCGTCCTGCGGCCGAAGAGGCCAACGAGGCCTGCGCGGCCAGTGGCGAACTGCTGGAGATGGCCAACGAGCTGGGCATCGCCATTCTCGGCATTCCGGAAGAACTGGGTGGTGCCGGCACCGAGCGCAACACCGTCACCAACGTGCTCGTCGCCGAGGCCCTGGCGCATGGCGACATGGGCTTGGCCTGGGCCTGTCTGGCCCCGTCAGCTGTCAGCCAGGCGCTGGTGCAATGGGGCAACGCCGAACAACAGGCACGCTACCTGCCCGCATTCACCGAAGAATCCTCGCCGGTGGCCGCGCTAACACTCACCGAGCCCACCCCGCTATTCGATCCCATGACACCGACCACCACGGCCCGCCGTGTTGAGGGCGGCTGGTCGATTAGCGGCATCAAGTCGCTGGTGCCCAACGCCAAGCAGTGCGAACTATTCGTCGTCGGCGCACAGGTTGAGGGCGAAGGCCCGGCACTGTTTGTGGTGGAATCCAGTCCCGAGCACATTCAGATCGCCGATGATCCGGCCATGGGCCTGCGGGCGGCAGCCACCGGCCGTGTGCAGTTCAATGAGCTGGTCGTCCCCGAGGACGCCCGCCTGGGAGCCTCGGCCGAACAGGCACAGGCCAACTACCGGGAATGCGTCCGACTCAGCCGTCTGGCCTGGTGTGCCATGGCCATCGGAGCGGGCAAGGCCGTGCAGGACTACGTCATTCCCTATGTCAATGAGCGTCAGGCCTTTGGCGAGCCAATCAGTCACCGCCAGTCGGTGGCCTTCATGGTCGCGAACATCGCGATCGAACTCGAAGGTATGCGCCTGACCACATTGCGGGCGGCCAGTCTGGCGGAACAGGGCAAGGACTACGCCCGTGAGGCCGCCGTGGCCCGCCGTCTTTGCGTTGAGAAGGGCATGCAGATCGGCTCCGACGGTGTGCAGCTGCTCGGTGGCCACGGCTTTACCAAGGAATATCCGGTCGAACGCTGGTATCGCGACCTGCGGGCCATCGGCGTCATGGAGGGCGGCCTGCTCGTCTGA